GCCTTACGGATAAGTCAAAAGAAGCCAGATGTATTTTTGAATATATTTATTTTGCCAGGCCGGACAGCGTGTTTGACGGTGTCAGCGTCTATCATTCCAGGATGTGCGCCGGCCGTGCGTTAGCGATGGATTCTCCGGTGGAGGCGGACCTTGTGGTCGGAGTTCCGGAATCAGGCAACGCCGCTGCACTGGGATATTCCCTTCAGTCCGGAATCCCTTATGGAACCGCTTTTGTAAAGAATTCTTATGTAGGCAGGACCTTTATAAAGCCAAAGCAGAGCAACCGGGAATCCGCGGTCAGAATTAAGCTTAATGTGTTAAAGGAAGCGGTAATGGGGAAGCGTGTCATCATGATCGACGATTCCATAGTCCGTGGTACTACCAGCGCCCTCATTGTCAATATGCTTCGGGAGTCAGGGGCAAAGGAGGTCCATATCCGGATCAGTTCCCCGCCATTTCTCCATCCCTGTTATTTCGGAACCGATATACCTAACGAGGATCAGCTGATGGCACATAACAGAACCATTGATGAAATAAGAGATCTTCTGGGAGCGGATTCTCTGTCTTACTTAAAGATTGAACGGTTGAATGAAATGGCAGAAGGACTTCCGATATGTACCGCATGCTTTAGCGGAGATTATCCCATTGAGCCGCCTAAGGAGGACATCCGTGGAGAATACACGGAGTAAAAATGGATATTAATAGAGACGGGGGCCGCCGTGATGACTGGGTTTATCCAGCCGGAGGGTCCCCGGTTTCTCTTCCCATCAATTAAAAAATATGTTACTATGAATGTAAATGAAGTCCAAGGAGGAATATAAGAACCATGACAGATAGATACCAAAGCCCGCTGTCTGAGCGCTATGCAAGTAAGGAGATGCAGTATATCTTTTCACCGGACAGGAAATTTAAGACATGGAGAAAGCTGTGGGTTGCCCTTGCGGAGGTAGAAAAGGAACTGGGACTTCCCATAACAGAAGAGCAGATAGAGGAATTAAAAGCCCATCAGGATGAGATTAATTACGATGTGGCAATACAGAGGGAAAAAGAGGTCCGTCATGATGTTATGTCTCATGTATATGCGTATGGCGTCCAGTGCCCTAAGGCAAAAGGAATCATCCATTTGGGAGCCACTTCCTGCTATGTGGGTGACAATACCGATTTAATCGTCATGACAGAAGCATTAAAGCTGGTCCGCAGGAAACTCATCAATGTGATTGAAGAATTGTCCCGGTTTGCTGATTCATATAAGGACTTACCGACCCTTGCTTTTACCCATTTCCAGCCGGCTCAGCCCACCACCGTAGGAAAAAGAGCTACGCTTTGGCTTCACGATCTGACCATGGATTTAGAAGATCTGGACTATATCCTAAGTTCCATTCGCCTCCTTGGCTCTAAGGGCACCACAGGAACACAGGCCAGCTTTCTGGAGCTGTTTGACGGCGATATGGACAAGGTGAGAAGGGCAGATTCCATGATTGCTGAGAAGCTGGGATTTGCAGGCTGCTATCCGGTTTCCGGCCAGACCTATTCCAGAAAGGTGGACAGCCGGGTGGTCAATGTTTTAGCAGGCATTGCCCAGAGTGCCCATAAATTTTCCAATGATATCCGCCTTTTGCAGCACTTAAAGGAAGTGGAAGAACCTTTTGAAAAGAGTCAGATCGGTTCTTCCGCCATGGCTTATAAGCGCAATCCTATGAGAAGCGAACGGATGGCTTCCCTGTCCAATTATGTCATGGCAGATGTGATGAATCCTATGCTGGTTTCTTCTACCCAGTGGTTTGAGAGAACACTTGATGATTCTGCCAATAAAAGATTAAGCATTCCGGAAGGGTTTTTGGCGGTTGATGGAATTCTGGATCTTTATCTGAATGTTGTGGATGGGCTTGTGGTATATCCCAAGGTAATAGAAAAGCACATGATGGCAGAGCTTCCCTTTATGGCTACGGAAAATATCATGATGGATGCGGTTAAGGCCGGCGGGGACAGGCAGGAGCTCCACGAACGGATCAGGGTACTGTCTATGGAAGCAGGCCGGAATGTAAAGGTCAATGGACTTGACAACAATTTGCTGGAGCTGATTGCAGCAGATCCCTCCTTCAACCTTTCTTTGGAAGATTTAAAGAAAAGCATGGATCCCAATAGATATGTGGGCTGCGCTCCGGCCCAGGTGACTGCTTATCTGGAAGAAGTGGTTAAGCCTCTTCTTGAAGATAATAGGGAACTTCTCGGGATGAAAGCAGAGATTCACGTATAAAGGCCTGAAGGCAGACGTCAGAGATTATGAGAGGTCTGCCTTTGTTTTTCATATCAGGAGGTAGTCATGAGCAGCAATTTAGAGTATTACAAGGTGTTTTATTATGTGGCCCAGCTTAAAAGCATCACTTTGGCGGCGGAGAAGCTGTGCATATCCCAGCCTGCTGTGAGTCAGGCTGTCAGGCAGCTGGAAAAAGCTCTGGACAGTCAGCTGTTTCTGCGGACCTCCAAAGGGGTTCGTCTGACCCGGGAGGGAGAATTTTTTTACGGATATGTAAAATCAGGTTTAGAAAACATCTGGCATGGAGAAAGTATGTTAAACAGGCTTAAAGATCTGGATACGGGCGAGGTGCGGATCGGAGCCAGTGATATGACGCTTCAGTTTTATTTACTGCCCTATCTGGAGAAGTTCCATGAGCTGTATCCTGGTATCAAGGTAAGTGTTTCCAACGGGCCTACGCCTGAAACACTCCGGTATTTATATGACGGCAAGATTGATTTCGGAGTGGTCAGCACTCCCTTTGAGGCAAAGAGCGAGGTCATGCGGACCGATGTTAAGGAAATCAGGAACGTGTTTGTGGCGGGAGATAAATTCTGTTATTTAAAGGATCAGGAGCTGGATTATGATGTTTTAAAGGAACTGCCTTGTATATTTCTTGAAAAGAATACCAGCACAAGAACATTTATGGATGAATATCTGGCAGGCCATGAGATCGTGGTAGAACCGGAGTTTGAGCTTTCCACCAGTGACATGATCGTTCAGTTTGCCATGCGGAATCTTGGAATCGGCTGTGTGATGTCAGGGTTTGCACAGATGGAGTTGGAGAAGGGGAGTCTTTTTGAGCTTAAGTTTCGGGAAGAAATGCCGAAACGCCACTTTACCATTGTCACTGATATCAAAACGCCCGTATCTCCAGCAGGTAAGCGCCTTTTACAACTGATGACAGATGACATAATTTAAACTTATGTCAAATATAAATAATATTAATTTTACTTATGCGTATTCATGAGTTATCATAGGTAAGTAACAGGCATTTTTTCACTCGAAGGAGGAGCAATCATATGGTAAGAGCAATTGTAGGAGCCAACTGGGGCGACGAAGGAAAAGGTAAGATCACGGATATGCTGGCAAAGGAATCGGATATCATTATCCGTTATCAGGGAGGCAGCAATGCCGGACACACGATCATCAACAACTACGGAAAATTCGCCCTTCACCTTCTGCCATCAGGCGTTTTCTATAATCATACCACCAGCGTCATCGGTAATGGTGTGGCATTAAATATCCCGTTCCTGGTAAAGGAAATTGAGGATCTGGTAAGTAAGGGTGTTCCAAAGCCTGACGTTCTGGTTTCAGACCGTGCCCAGATCTTAATGCCATATCACATTCTGTTTGACCAGTATGAAGAGGAACGCCTTGGCAAAAAGTCTTTTGGTTCCACAAAATCAGGGATTGCTCCATTTTATTCAGATAAATATGCAAAGATCGGATTTCAGGTCAGTGAGCTTTTTGACGAAGAATCTTTAAAGGAAAAGGTTGACCGGGTTTGTGAAACAAAGAATGTTTTAATGGAGCATCTCTATCACAAGCCGGCCATGGACCCGCAGGAGCTGTTTCAGACTCTTCTTAAATACCGTGAGATGGTGAAGCCATATGTGTGTGATGTGTCCAAATACCTTCATGAGGCAATCAAGGCGGGTAAGAATATCCTTTTGGAAGGCCAGCTGGGATCTTTAAAGGATCCTGACCATGGAATATATCCTATGGTTACGTCATCCTCAACACTTGCGGCCTACGGCGCCATTGGCGCAGGCATTCCACCCTATGAGATTAAGAACATTACCACTGTGGTAAAAGCTTATTCCAGTGCAGTAGGGGCAGGAGCGTTTGTCAGCGAACTATTCGGAGATGAGGCAGATGAACTGAGACGGCGCGGAGGAGACGGCGGCGAATATGGAGCAACTACCGGAAGGCCAAGGCGTATGGGCTGGTTTGACGCAGTTGCGTCCAGGTACGGATGCCGGATCCAGGGGTCTACAGAGGTTGCCCTCACCGTTCTTGATGTGCTGGGATATCTTGACGAGCTTCAGATATGTGTGGGCTATGAGATTGACGGAAAGGTTACCAGAGATTTCCCCACAACCGTAGAACTTAACAAAGCAAAACCGGTATACAAAAGCCTTCCCGGCTGGAAATGTGAGATTAGAGGAGTTAAAAATTACGAGGATCTTCCGGAGAACTGCAGGAATTATATTGAATTCATAGAGAAAGAAATCGAAACGCCCATAACCATGGTTTCCAATGGACCGGGAAGAGATGAAATTATTTTTCGCAAATGATCATACGGGAATAAACAGGAAAATAGAGAATAAAGAACTTGTTTTTTGAGAAAAGCTGCAGGATTTTAAAGTCCTGCGGCTTTTTATTCGTTGCGCCATGCATGGTACATCGTCAGGTGGTGAAAGTTAATGGGAATATGATGAGTTGTTGCATATAGTGAAACCACCTTTTTCACTATGCCCTTTCAAGCGGCTGTGTACTGCACCGAAA
This genomic stretch from Lacrimispora sphenoides harbors:
- the purB gene encoding adenylosuccinate lyase translates to MTDRYQSPLSERYASKEMQYIFSPDRKFKTWRKLWVALAEVEKELGLPITEEQIEELKAHQDEINYDVAIQREKEVRHDVMSHVYAYGVQCPKAKGIIHLGATSCYVGDNTDLIVMTEALKLVRRKLINVIEELSRFADSYKDLPTLAFTHFQPAQPTTVGKRATLWLHDLTMDLEDLDYILSSIRLLGSKGTTGTQASFLELFDGDMDKVRRADSMIAEKLGFAGCYPVSGQTYSRKVDSRVVNVLAGIAQSAHKFSNDIRLLQHLKEVEEPFEKSQIGSSAMAYKRNPMRSERMASLSNYVMADVMNPMLVSSTQWFERTLDDSANKRLSIPEGFLAVDGILDLYLNVVDGLVVYPKVIEKHMMAELPFMATENIMMDAVKAGGDRQELHERIRVLSMEAGRNVKVNGLDNNLLELIAADPSFNLSLEDLKKSMDPNRYVGCAPAQVTAYLEEVVKPLLEDNRELLGMKAEIHV
- a CDS encoding LysR family transcriptional regulator, whose amino-acid sequence is MSSNLEYYKVFYYVAQLKSITLAAEKLCISQPAVSQAVRQLEKALDSQLFLRTSKGVRLTREGEFFYGYVKSGLENIWHGESMLNRLKDLDTGEVRIGASDMTLQFYLLPYLEKFHELYPGIKVSVSNGPTPETLRYLYDGKIDFGVVSTPFEAKSEVMRTDVKEIRNVFVAGDKFCYLKDQELDYDVLKELPCIFLEKNTSTRTFMDEYLAGHEIVVEPEFELSTSDMIVQFAMRNLGIGCVMSGFAQMELEKGSLFELKFREEMPKRHFTIVTDIKTPVSPAGKRLLQLMTDDII
- a CDS encoding adenylosuccinate synthase, which codes for MVRAIVGANWGDEGKGKITDMLAKESDIIIRYQGGSNAGHTIINNYGKFALHLLPSGVFYNHTTSVIGNGVALNIPFLVKEIEDLVSKGVPKPDVLVSDRAQILMPYHILFDQYEEERLGKKSFGSTKSGIAPFYSDKYAKIGFQVSELFDEESLKEKVDRVCETKNVLMEHLYHKPAMDPQELFQTLLKYREMVKPYVCDVSKYLHEAIKAGKNILLEGQLGSLKDPDHGIYPMVTSSSTLAAYGAIGAGIPPYEIKNITTVVKAYSSAVGAGAFVSELFGDEADELRRRGGDGGEYGATTGRPRRMGWFDAVASRYGCRIQGSTEVALTVLDVLGYLDELQICVGYEIDGKVTRDFPTTVELNKAKPVYKSLPGWKCEIRGVKNYEDLPENCRNYIEFIEKEIETPITMVSNGPGRDEIIFRK